The Vibrio agarivorans genome window below encodes:
- a CDS encoding nuclease domain-containing protein, whose amino-acid sequence MSSAVFEVKYIETRWHDKVTLVDVVESQYSLQMDEISNDSFDAYTTIYPKVDDLHRSQIAISYLDRRFMSPPVIVAADGKVIPLKKIVHPETGKIWWIEQGDWNQQNKAWLTNTHRTAGSIRFRIGKQSLNLHITLSGSSKEELDKYLVDFKSDMWELVLDENSYIQGEAKQGTVGSVDETTLKLVDSIIHAARNVLKQPKSELREIQTLKPRQAVKPVPRTFMEIATKGSSRLLTSRSTKPNFNVSENSYVLYVLMATQRIISQLCRVSSSKTERYKNDLKKLDERLDSLKDHKVVNRDLVVKDYKRAKSEQDIDYINSDLAARLSHINSSKAHPGKVLYIRIENENNWGGNFCKVKFNFNEDWRPYPGFRYSSVDLNGAYKELFKPHTEYRLLAEFATTEFGAGVKLTPVAISSIKVINQPRWLQYRQDRFKAMEQMAISLGNSGWKKPLSAQELDEQNKERISIETRKRFYSQHLLNVTYVQEYLAPKEKQLRDLVKGLIFLGIKPKSTFPNSMTFVQNPSYQTVHASYKKFREQVGLTDEDILLALEEVDSIGLVNIPLLYERWCLLQLIKSLTHSFRFVAEEGWKRKLLKVLVGGQRENEAISFSNTHSKRRVALSYEPRLTNGRTPDFVLDMEFVSKIGVESSKRVVLDAKFYSRAFMKLRGGLSGVVEELALKKDYSEQGQNQVFVLHPTKEALSDQGGPVSPQAWGEVSYLGELRLFEWEQRTLPHQYGAVCLNPLISHQHADEMQRLMGMCLQYETTATGENDDVDNPNICIGCGSTSLRFVQHTQTNKDKVWYQCSECSLFTVYNHCGSCGHRLIKNGEYWTYHATMPLQPTNIKCPQCEAPV is encoded by the coding sequence ATGAGCAGTGCGGTGTTTGAAGTCAAATATATTGAGACTCGTTGGCATGACAAGGTAACACTAGTTGATGTCGTTGAGTCTCAATACTCGCTGCAAATGGATGAGATATCAAACGATAGCTTTGATGCCTACACTACTATTTACCCAAAGGTAGATGATTTGCATCGCTCTCAAATCGCTATCTCTTACCTAGATCGACGTTTTATGTCGCCACCCGTTATTGTAGCCGCCGATGGAAAGGTAATACCGTTAAAAAAAATTGTCCACCCTGAAACAGGGAAGATATGGTGGATTGAACAAGGTGATTGGAATCAGCAAAATAAAGCTTGGTTAACTAATACCCATAGAACAGCGGGTTCGATTCGTTTTCGAATTGGCAAACAGTCTCTTAATCTACACATCACATTGAGTGGTTCTTCTAAAGAAGAGTTGGATAAGTACCTTGTCGACTTTAAATCTGACATGTGGGAATTGGTGTTAGATGAGAACAGCTATATCCAAGGTGAAGCAAAGCAGGGTACCGTCGGCAGCGTTGATGAAACGACACTAAAATTGGTTGATTCTATTATACATGCTGCACGTAACGTGTTGAAGCAGCCAAAATCAGAGCTTCGAGAGATTCAAACTCTTAAACCAAGGCAAGCAGTAAAACCCGTCCCTCGTACTTTTATGGAAATTGCTACTAAGGGAAGCTCACGACTATTGACAAGTCGAAGTACTAAGCCAAATTTCAATGTTTCTGAAAATAGTTATGTGCTGTATGTCCTTATGGCGACACAGCGCATTATCTCTCAGTTATGTCGTGTTTCCTCTAGCAAAACGGAACGCTATAAGAATGACCTGAAAAAGCTTGATGAGCGCCTTGATAGCTTAAAAGACCATAAAGTTGTAAATCGAGATCTTGTTGTAAAAGATTACAAACGTGCCAAGAGTGAACAAGATATCGACTATATAAATAGCGACCTGGCGGCTCGGTTAAGTCATATTAATTCAAGCAAGGCTCATCCTGGAAAAGTTCTGTATATACGCATAGAAAATGAGAATAATTGGGGTGGTAACTTTTGTAAGGTTAAGTTCAACTTCAATGAAGATTGGCGCCCGTATCCAGGGTTTAGGTACTCATCTGTCGACTTAAATGGGGCGTACAAAGAGCTGTTTAAACCGCACACCGAATACAGGTTATTGGCGGAATTCGCTACGACAGAGTTTGGTGCTGGCGTGAAACTTACACCTGTAGCTATTTCTAGTATTAAAGTCATTAATCAACCTCGGTGGTTGCAATATCGTCAGGATAGATTTAAAGCCATGGAACAGATGGCTATTTCTTTAGGGAACAGCGGATGGAAGAAACCACTATCCGCACAAGAGTTAGATGAGCAGAATAAAGAGCGTATTTCGATAGAAACTCGTAAACGTTTCTACAGCCAACACCTTCTTAATGTTACTTATGTTCAAGAATATTTAGCCCCTAAAGAAAAGCAATTGCGCGACTTGGTAAAGGGACTCATTTTTTTAGGGATTAAACCGAAAAGTACTTTCCCTAACTCGATGACGTTCGTTCAAAACCCTAGTTACCAAACTGTCCACGCTAGTTACAAAAAGTTTAGAGAGCAGGTTGGTTTGACTGATGAAGACATTCTGTTGGCTCTTGAAGAAGTTGACAGCATCGGGCTGGTTAATATTCCTTTGCTTTACGAACGCTGGTGTTTATTGCAACTAATTAAGTCGCTAACCCATAGTTTTAGGTTTGTTGCCGAAGAAGGATGGAAGCGTAAATTACTTAAAGTTCTTGTAGGTGGTCAGAGAGAAAATGAGGCAATTAGTTTTTCAAACACTCATTCCAAACGTAGAGTGGCACTCAGCTATGAACCCAGACTCACCAATGGAAGAACCCCTGACTTTGTTTTGGATATGGAGTTTGTGTCAAAAATAGGTGTTGAATCGAGTAAAAGAGTAGTACTTGATGCAAAGTTTTATTCTCGTGCTTTTATGAAGCTGCGTGGTGGTTTGTCTGGCGTTGTAGAAGAGCTCGCACTGAAAAAAGACTATTCAGAACAAGGTCAAAATCAAGTGTTTGTGTTGCATCCGACAAAAGAAGCGTTGTCTGATCAAGGAGGGCCTGTTTCGCCTCAAGCTTGGGGAGAGGTATCTTATTTGGGCGAGCTGCGTTTATTTGAATGGGAGCAACGTACCTTGCCACACCAGTATGGTGCCGTATGCCTTAACCCATTAATTTCGCATCAACATGCCGATGAGATGCAAAGGTTAATGGGAATGTGTCTTCAGTATGAAACCACCGCTACAGGAGAAAATGACGATGTTGATAATCCAAATATCTGTATAGGATGTGGTTCTACGTCATTGAGATTTGTTCAGCACACGCAGACAAACAAGGATAAAGTTTGGTATCAATGTAGCGAGTGTAGTTTGTTTACCGTTTACAACCACTGTGGAAGTTGTGGGCATCGATTAATTAAAAATGGTGAATATTGGACGTATCACGCAACGATGCCTTTGCAACCTACCAATATAAAGTGTCCACAATGTGAAGCGCCCGTTTAA
- a CDS encoding McrB family protein, with the protein MKNLINSNADVKLTFHINELVDLTDDQLLEKLKSSWGFEGQPISVWGRLRRGDGMIEYQLDSIHHAVTNERLEYPLSARFPLQNGVFVHASAGRYYHDGTNNNFIKAELDLSPKREREKHENPFELNVVSKSIELLEDLPIDRSELAELEEGIQGLVFGSPEHTMISRSVYLKEVERLQSEFAENKKQHKSELSSIKRIFDDVNSQLSKSRKQKEAFDSESEALVVEISAQQKELDEMKSLQDQVENEHQRATAELRIKFERLEQEMSKKIERLKQFVEEKAGFLKDFEFIDEDVYADLSGKRPTLESSENGLSFSKDFDSDYSNLTSYLQAYLKEQGQYYSRHIVENYLTLLRTNDLIILAGDSGSGKTSLVQSFAEAVGGIAKIIPVKPNWTSSEDLLGYYNPLEKKYLATPFLEALLEANQNPETPYFICLDEMNLARVEYYFADFLSKLEERKQQPEIQLYSDDEAAHVLSELRGVVSIISGAKEKHNKNGIVDFVALMQDEEVNAEIKRAFGFSDKDSLIKYHGDVRRMLAGVIGIPSTITIPKNVRIVGAINIDETTHYLSPKILDRAHIMKFKSPLLTDWTAIEQEIENYNLEDVSKPVRLSIDELGVREAYPNFTPADEFCRLFTDFNREHFHPLGVEFGMRTIRQGLNYLVLFKEVNPDNQLALNNFLLHKVLPKFTFDGSKPIGDLDKLTHIERVFLAQVEDKLLELTVADEFSALQAIRDIAEAAKANDDVVNYWA; encoded by the coding sequence ATGAAAAATTTAATTAATAGTAATGCTGATGTGAAGTTGACCTTTCATATAAATGAACTTGTTGACCTAACTGATGATCAGTTATTGGAAAAGCTTAAGAGTTCATGGGGCTTCGAAGGGCAACCAATTTCAGTCTGGGGACGACTTAGACGTGGTGACGGGATGATTGAGTATCAGTTAGATAGCATTCATCACGCCGTAACAAACGAGCGACTAGAGTATCCACTCTCAGCTCGTTTTCCATTACAGAATGGTGTTTTTGTTCATGCCAGCGCAGGGCGGTACTACCACGACGGTACTAATAATAACTTTATCAAGGCCGAGTTAGATCTCTCTCCAAAACGAGAGCGGGAAAAGCACGAAAACCCTTTCGAATTGAATGTTGTCTCTAAATCGATAGAGTTATTGGAAGATCTTCCGATAGATAGAAGTGAGCTAGCAGAACTTGAAGAGGGCATCCAAGGCCTGGTGTTTGGTTCGCCTGAGCATACGATGATAAGTCGTTCTGTTTATCTTAAGGAAGTCGAACGTTTGCAATCTGAGTTTGCAGAGAACAAAAAACAACACAAGTCGGAACTCTCGAGCATAAAGCGGATTTTTGATGATGTGAACAGCCAGCTGTCAAAGAGTCGAAAACAAAAAGAAGCATTTGATTCAGAAAGTGAAGCTTTAGTTGTAGAGATTAGCGCCCAACAGAAAGAGCTCGATGAAATGAAATCTCTGCAGGATCAAGTCGAAAATGAACATCAGCGTGCAACAGCTGAACTACGAATTAAATTTGAAAGGCTAGAGCAAGAAATGAGTAAGAAAATCGAACGTCTAAAGCAATTTGTTGAAGAAAAAGCGGGCTTTCTTAAAGATTTCGAGTTTATCGATGAAGATGTTTACGCTGACCTATCGGGTAAAAGGCCGACTCTAGAAAGCAGTGAAAATGGCTTGAGTTTTTCTAAAGACTTTGACTCGGACTATTCAAACCTAACGTCCTATTTGCAAGCTTACCTGAAAGAGCAGGGGCAGTATTACTCACGTCATATCGTTGAAAACTACTTAACGTTATTGCGTACTAATGACCTGATTATCCTCGCAGGTGACTCAGGCTCAGGGAAAACCAGTCTTGTGCAGTCGTTCGCAGAAGCAGTGGGTGGTATAGCTAAAATTATCCCAGTAAAGCCGAACTGGACCAGCTCAGAAGATCTACTGGGTTACTACAATCCACTGGAGAAGAAGTATTTAGCAACCCCTTTCCTTGAGGCCCTGTTAGAAGCGAATCAGAATCCAGAAACGCCATATTTCATTTGCTTAGATGAGATGAACTTGGCTCGTGTTGAATACTACTTCGCTGATTTCTTATCTAAGCTTGAAGAGCGCAAACAACAGCCGGAGATCCAACTCTACTCTGATGATGAAGCAGCTCATGTGCTTTCAGAGTTACGCGGTGTGGTTTCCATTATCAGCGGCGCGAAAGAGAAACATAACAAGAATGGCATCGTGGATTTTGTTGCTCTCATGCAGGATGAAGAAGTTAATGCTGAAATAAAGCGAGCATTTGGATTCAGTGACAAAGACTCATTGATCAAATACCACGGTGATGTAAGAAGAATGCTTGCGGGAGTCATCGGCATACCTTCTACGATTACAATTCCAAAGAATGTGCGCATCGTTGGGGCAATCAATATTGATGAAACAACTCATTATTTGTCACCTAAAATTCTCGACCGTGCTCATATCATGAAGTTCAAAAGTCCATTACTAACTGACTGGACCGCGATTGAGCAAGAGATTGAAAACTACAATTTAGAGGATGTGAGTAAACCAGTTCGCCTTTCTATTGATGAGCTCGGTGTTCGAGAGGCGTACCCAAACTTCACCCCAGCCGATGAGTTCTGCCGCCTCTTTACTGACTTTAATAGAGAGCATTTCCATCCATTGGGCGTTGAATTTGGTATGCGTACTATTCGACAAGGTCTGAATTACCTAGTGTTGTTTAAAGAGGTTAACCCAGATAATCAGCTAGCATTGAACAATTTCTTGCTACATAAGGTGTTGCCAAAATTCACATTTGATGGCTCTAAACCGATTGGTGACTTGGATAAGTTGACTCATATTGAGCGAGTTTTCTTAGCTCAAGTAGAAGATAAACTGTTAGAACTGACGGTAGCAGATGAGTTTTCTGCACTTCAAGCGATTAGAGATATAGCTGAGGCTGCAAAAGCTAACGATGACGTAGTGAATTACTGGGCGTAG
- a CDS encoding GNAT family N-acetyltransferase translates to MNNQETVELAFTVFQRAINKNLISLTKCELHEDLYMHFDQPESQTRFSYALLANGGRVKAYCVAVLGQQYEGKLCFDVGVTTFKKFRSQGHGTAVLMKAIDELKNGLSRNGVKEFYIELKVDKGNEVSHKLCRKIADDTVETEAGTNYLKLVS, encoded by the coding sequence ATGAACAATCAAGAAACCGTTGAGCTAGCGTTTACAGTTTTTCAACGAGCAATCAACAAGAATCTGATTTCGCTTACTAAGTGTGAGCTACACGAGGACCTGTATATGCATTTCGATCAACCAGAAAGTCAAACACGGTTCTCTTACGCACTGCTTGCAAATGGTGGAAGAGTAAAAGCGTATTGTGTGGCTGTTTTAGGTCAGCAGTACGAAGGAAAGCTATGTTTCGATGTAGGCGTGACTACATTTAAAAAATTCAGAAGTCAGGGGCATGGAACCGCCGTGTTGATGAAAGCTATCGATGAGCTAAAAAATGGATTAAGCCGTAATGGCGTGAAAGAGTTTTACATAGAGCTAAAAGTAGACAAAGGAAACGAAGTTAGTCACAAACTTTGTCGAAAGATTGCTGACGATACAGTTGAAACTGAGGCTGGTACCAATTATTTGAAACTAGTGTCCTAA